In Triticum urartu cultivar G1812 chromosome 6, Tu2.1, whole genome shotgun sequence, the following proteins share a genomic window:
- the LOC125515370 gene encoding haloacid dehalogenase-like hydrolase domain-containing protein At2g33255: MLEDVTLLEKNAARNPGSEPHARAPTPTHHTPSRRHARAHATDRRGRPETAPRMLLPRLLPAHRLLAGGPRPLLLLPRRRLAPRPPAAVSMSSSSSAPARRRGPLRGVVFDMDGTLTVPVIDFPAMYREVLGGEAAYAAAREAGGGAVDILHCIEAWGPDEQRRAYEAIARFERDGLDRLQIMPGAAELCGFLDARQIRRGLITRNVKGAVDLFHQRFGMTFVPALSREFRPYKPDPAPLLHICSTWDIPPTEVIMVGDSLKDDIVCGKRAGAFTCLLDETGRYAPHDSLPEDVKPDFMVSSLPQVLSVLEEHFDLAPVSVAESRI; the protein is encoded by the exons ATGCTGGAAGACGTAACTCTGTTGGAGAAAAATGCGGCGCGTAATCCAGGATCAGAGCCACACGCGCGGGCTCCGACTCCCACCCACCACACGCCCAGCCGCCGGCACGCGCGCGCGCACGCCACAGACAGACGCGGCCGGCCGGAGACCGCGCCACGCATGCTCCTCCCCCGCCTGCTCCCCGCgcaccgcctcctcgccggcggcccccgccccctcctcctcctcccacgccgccgcctcgctccccgcccgcccgccgccgtctccatgtcctcctcctcctccgcgccCGCCCGCCGCAGGGGCCCGCTGCGGGGCGTGGTGTTCGACATGGACGGGACCCTGACGGTGCCCGTCATCGACTTCCCGGCCATGTACCGCGAGGTGCTCGGCGGGGAGGCGGCCTACGCCGCGGCGCGCGAGGCCGGCGGGGGCGCCGTCGACATCCTCCACTGCATCGAGGCCTGGGGCCCCGACGAGCAGCGCCGCGCCTACGAGGCCATCGCCCGGTTCGAGCGCGACGGCCTCGACCGCCTCCAGATCATGCCCG GGGCCGCGGAGCTCTGCGGGTTCCTCGACGCGAGGCAGATCAG GAGGGGTTTAATCACCCGCAATGTGAAGGGCGCAGTTGATTTGTTTCACCAAAGGTTTGGT ATGACATTTGTGCCTGCATTAAGCAGAGAATTCCGTCCCTATAAGCCAGATCCAGCTCCATTGCTTCATATTTGCTCCACTTGGGACATTCCACCAACCGAGGTGATCATGGTTGGTGACAGCCTCAAGGATGAC ATCGTTTGTGGAAAGAGAGCAGGAGCATTCACTTGCCTACTTGACGAAACAGGGCGATACGCCCCCCACGATTCTTTGCCTGAAGATGTTAAGCCTGACTTCATGGTGTCTTCACTCCCCCAAGTACTGTCGGTGCTGGAGGAGCATTTCGATTTGGCTCCAGTGTCTGTCGCCGAGAGTAGAATATGA